From the Jilunia laotingensis genome, the window TTGCTTTTTTGCCTGTTCTATCCGATTGAGTACATATTTTCTGTTGAACATGCAAGCTCCGCACTGAATAATTAGGCTATATTTGCTGAGATCGGGTGGGAAATCATTGCCGGAGACTATGTCTATTTGTAGTTCTTCTCCAATTCTCTTTCTTAGAAGCTGTGGTAATTTGACTCGTCCTATATCTTCCGAAAGAGGAGCATGTGTGCAAGCTTCCGCTATGAGTATACAGGATGATTTATTTAGATTTTCAATGTGTTTTGCACTTTCCACATAATAGTCGATGTCTCCTTTATACGCAGCAAACAGTACGGAAAATGAAGTTAATTTACTCTCCTTGGGTTTCTGTTCGTATACGGTTTTGAACACTTGTGAGTCTGTGATGATCAGTTTTGGAGGACGTGAAAGGGCTTGTAATGTATTTGGCAATTTATCTGTGGTACAACATATCGTGATACATTTTTTATCCAACAGCTCACGAAGTGTCTGCGCTTGCGGCAGAATGAGTCTGCCTTTTGGTGCTTGGACATCCTGTGGCATGACAAGAAGAACCAAATCATCCTCGGTGATCAAAGTGCCTGTGATACTTTGTGCATCAAAGTCTTCCGGCAAGCAACGAATGATGGCTTGACGAATGAGTTCTATTCCATGCCCGGTCTTGGCACTTACAAAAAGCGGAGAGGAAGATGTATGTTTTTTGATAGCAGAAACATTTAGCGTGGCATAGTCCGAGGTATCTGCTTTATTTACTAGCGGGATAACTGGGATTTTCTTTTTTTTCAGCAGTTCGATCCAATAGATGTCTTCCGTTAAGTCCGATGGAATATCTCCATTTTCTTTATTGCAAAGCAGAAGGGCAATATCAGTTTTTTCTACAATTTGCAAGGTGCGTTCAACGCGTTGCTTACCTAATTCACCTTCATCATCATAGCCTGGAGTGTCGATAAAGAGGCAGGGACCTATGCCGTGGATTTCCATTGCTTTTAAAACCGGATCGGTAGTTGTTCCGGGCGTGTCTGATACAAGGGTAACATCTTGTCCTGCCAATGCATTGACCAAGGATGATTTCCCACTGTTACGTCGTCCGAAAAGGGCGATATGCAGGCGATTGGAGTTTGGGGTTTGAATGAAGCTCATAATCAGAATCTAAAGTCTCTTTTGCCTTCTGCTATTTCTTTCAAATTGCGTAGGGCTATCTCTTTAATTTTGGGATTAGGTATGCTTGATGCCTCTCGGTTAATCAATTGTTCACCTTTGATACGTGTTTCCGGTGATGCATAATCCTCAAGGTATTCCTTCAATGTCATCAGTGCATTGGGACCGCAACAATTGGCTATTTGTCCTGATTTTACTAATGACATAAAGCGATCTCCTGTACGTCCGGCACGATAACAAGCTGTACAGAAACTGGGGATATATCCCAAGTCGAGTAGCCAACTGACAATTTCGTCCAATGTACGTCGATCGTTCAGGTCGAACTGGGCAGAGTTCTTCGACGGTAGTTCTTCTTCGGCATATCCACCTACACTGGTTCGCGAGCCGCCACTGATTTGTGAAATGCCGATATCGAGTACTTGCCGACGTGATTCCTGTGACTCACGGGTGGAGATGATCATTCCCGTATAAGGTACCGCAATGCGGATTACAGCAACGATGCGGCGGAATATGTCGTCTGAAATTGAGTTTGGGAAGTCGGATGTGTCGATATCGTCAGCCGGACAAATACGTGGTACACTGATGGTGTGTGGCCCCACTCCGAACCGCGATTCCAAATGTTCAGCGTGCATCAATAGTCCGGTGAAGTCATAACGATAAGTGTTGAGCCCGAATAGTACACCTATACCGACATCATCGATGCCACCTTCCATCGCGCGATCCATTGCTTCGGTGTGGTATGCATAATTGCTTTTAGGTCCGGTGGGATGGAGGATTTCGTAATTTTCTTTGTGGTACGTTTCTTGAAAAAGGATATATGTACCGATACCTGCATCGCGTAACTTACGATAATTCTCTACTGTAGTGGCAGCGATATTCACATTTACCCGGCGGATTGCTCCATTTTTATGATGGATACTATAAATGGTTTCAATGGATTCCAGAACGTATTCTATCGGGTTGAGTACAGGATGTTCTCCCGTCTCGAGGGCAAGACGTTTATGCCCCATATCTTGTAAGGCGATTACTTCTCGGCGAATTTCTTCTTGACTCAGTTTTTTACGTGCTATTGTCTTATTCTTAAGATGATACGGACAGTAAGTACAACCGTTGACACAGTAATTAGAAAGATAAAGCGGAGCGAACATAACGATCCGGTTTCCATAGAACTTCTGCTTAATTTCTTTAGCTAAATGGAAAATGCGGTCGATAAGATCTTGTTGGTCGCATTCCAAAAGGAGTGCAGCTTCGCGATGGCTCAATCCTTTACATAAAGCGGCCTTGTCGATCAATTGTTCTATTAGTTTACGGTTACTTTTATTGGCACGGGCATACTCCAGCGTGTCAAGAATTTCTTGATGGTTGATAAATTCTTCAGCCTGAGATGAATTAACTTTATACATAAGATAATAAGTGTTTTTTCTTTTTCCTTCTCAATTTTCCCTTTTCCAAAAGTCTCCTTTTTCTGTCGAAATTTCATATCCGATGGTTTGTAGCTGCTTGCGCAGAATAGATAAACCTTCAGCGGCTTCGGCACCAAGGGAAGCTTTATTGTTATACAATTCATATTTTTTTCGTTCATTGCCGGGCGATAAATTGGGCATCACCACGTTAGCCCCGGCTAGTATCCCTTTTTCCCGACCATTCGGTGCAAGCGTTGCAAGAGCCGTAGTGGCGGGGATCAGTGCATTAGGGTGCATTAGTCGGAATATGGAAAGTAGGATCAAGGTTTGCTCTATACTTCCTGCCGGCTGATTCCCAAAAGGAGTATCTTGATGGGGGATAAAGGGACCGATCCCTATCATTTCCGGACGAAGGCGGCTGATAAAATGGATATCATCTATAAGATGTTCCACTGTCTGTCCCGGGCTGCCTACCATAATACCTGTGCCCGTTTGAAACCCGATGTTTTTGAGAGATTCCAAACATGAGATACGATGCTTCCAAGACATTTCTACCGGATGAAGCAGGCTATAGTGTTCTTGATTGTATGTCTCATGCCGTAACAAATAACGATTGGCTCCGGCTCGGAAGAAACGCTTGTATTCTTCTGGTGGATATTCACCCAGTGAAAGTGTTATGGCACAATCGGGAAATTGTTTTCGGATGATAGAAACAGTTTCTTCTATCCAGTCTGCCGATTGTAATCTGTCTTCACCTCCTTGGAGGACGAAAGTTCGGAATCCCAATTCATATCCTTGGGTGCAACATTCGAGAATGGTCTCCTGACTCAACCGATATCTCTCTATATGTGTATTGCCTTTTCGTATCCCACAGTAATAGCAGTTGTTCCGGCAGCAATTACTTATTTCAATTAGCCCCCGAATATAAATGCGGTTTCCGAAATAGGTATAAGCAACTTCTCTAGCTTGCCGATGCAGATATTCCATTGTTTCTGCATCCCGGCAAGTTAATAAAGCCCTATACCCTTCAGATGGTAAGGATTTTTCTATTCTTAGTCTGTCAACCCATTGTTTCATAAGATTCCTTTCGCTTGAGCAGGTCTTGCATCAATTGACGGCGACCGGAAACAATATCGGTGTGTGTACTAGGTCCTGTGATACATCCCCCTTCGCAAGCCATTACTTCGATGAATTGACCGGATGCTTTACCGGTTTTCGCACAGGCACGCAGTAATGCTATGTTCTTTTTGTTAATATCCGATACTTGGATGGCATTTATTTTATCAGCTTCATCTTTCAGATAAGCTTTGACTGCTCCCATTACTCCTCCTGCTTGTGCAAATCCGTGCGCTTCGCGTACCGAATTGTAAACGAGGGAGAAAGGTTGGGTCTGTTCCAATTGAATATCCAATCCGTCAAGAATAGAACCAACCTCTTCAAAAGTGAGGATATAGTCCACCGCTTCATCCCGACGAATTTCTTTACGTTTGGCAACGCATGGCCCTACAAAAACGATTTTTGCATCCGGATGCTTTGCTTTTGCTATACGGGCAGTATAAAACATCGGTGATCCGGTAGTCGATACATACGGTTTCATGTCGGGTATGTGTTTTTCAACCAATTCGATATACGAGGGACAACAAGAAGTTGTCATAAATGCTTGTCCTTCTTCCAACTTTTCCAAAAGTTCATGGGCTTCGTTGCTGGTAGTATCCATAGCTCCTTGTGCCACTTCAATTACATCTGCAAATCCCATTTCACGAAATGCACCATAAACATGTTCAATGGTTGTTTTGAATTGTCCGAGGATGGCAGGAGCGATGATGGCTACCATTTTTTCACCTCTGCGGATACCTTGCAATACATCGAAAGATTGTGAAAGTTCGAAGATAGCACCGAATGGGCATGCATTCATACACTTTCCGCAATAGATACATTTATTTTCATCGATATGTTCTATTCCTTGTTCATCTTTGCTGATCGCTTTTACCGGACAAGATTCTTCGCAGGGAACGGGTATGTATACGATTGCATGGTAAGGACAACTTTTATGGCAGATGCCGCAACTGACGCAAGCTTCATGGTCAATCATTGCTTTTCCGTTTTTCTTGAAGCGTATGGCATCTTTCGGACAGTTCATGTAACAACTTCGAGCTACACAACCGCGACAAAGGTTGGTTATCTCATAATTGATTTGTACACAGGATGAACAGGCCTCATCGATTACACAAAGAATATTTTCCTTCATTTGTTCGCGTCGCTCGAGTGCCAATTGTGCATAATGAGATAGCGGGTCGAGTTCGTCCTTTTCATCCGCCATGTCCATGCCTAAAAGCGGCAGACATTTATATTTCCATACAGCTCTTTCTTTGTGTACACAGCAACGCCCTAAAGGCTTCGATTTGCGGGGACTCAACTTGATAGGAAGCCGGTCTATTTGTTCGATTAACTCATTTTGTTTCCAAAGTCTTACAAGGTCTGCCAACAATTTGTGACGGACGATCATAACGTTGTTAGTAAATGCCATAATGTCTATTTAGGGTTTTAGGGTTTGCAAAGATAGTGATTCGTCTGTTGATATACTAACTTCAGGGGAAAAGGATTGTCAAAATGTCAACAAATGAATGCTTTTTTCTTTTTTCATAGCGAAATGTTGTTCGAAAATGTCAGAAGACGGAGATTAACTGTCTTTTGTCAGTAAAAAAAGACTTTTATTACAGTCAGTAACAAGTAACGAAAAGTAGAATAGATTCTTTTTAAATGCAAAGTTGGAGATTTTCATAATAATACTTGTAAATGAATGATTTTATTATACTTTTGCTGACAAATGTGAACTTTAGAGGAGTTCTATAAATTAAAATATTGTAGTACAGTTGTTTATATGGTTCCAAGAGCGTAAATTTGCAGAAAATAAGAATTTTATAATGAACAAGTTATCCCGATACCGTAAGCTTCGTTATAATCAACTATTTGAGTCAGAGAATCGTGAATTGCGTTTGAATGAAATGGGCAATCCTCTTGAAGTGTTGTCTCAGTATGTTGATTTTGAGATCTTTCGTCCTACTCTTGAATCAGCCCTTTTTACCGGAGAGCGCAAAAGTAATGCCGGTCGTCCGCCGATAGACTGTGTGCTGATGTTCAAGGTCTTGTTTCTTCAGCGTTATTATGGTTTGAGTGACCATCAGATAGAGTATCAGATAGTTGACCGTACGAGTTTCCGCAAGTTTCTTGGTATTGAATGTGTTGACGATGTTCCTGACGAGAAGACGGTGTGGAAGTATCGCGAACTCCTGACAAATACAGGCGTTTATGACAAGCTTTTTTCGGAATTTCATAGTTTCATGGAAAGTAAGGGTCTGCAATTCAATGAGGGTCGCATCATTGATGCCAGTTTTGTTATTGCCCCTCGCCAACGTAACACCCGTGATGAAAATGAGCAGATAAAACAGGGAGCGGGTGATAAGTTGTGGAATGACAATCCCCACAAGAAGTGCCACAAGGATGTAGATGCCCGCTGGACAAAGAAGCGTGATGAGACTTTTTACGGCTACAAGCAGCATACTAAAGTTGAGAAACGCAATAAGATCATACTTTCTTATGATACCACGTCGGCAGAAGTGCATGATTCCAAAGGCTTTGAAGGACTGCTGGATGAAAAAGACGAAGGCAAGGACTTGTATTTGGACGCCGGTTATGTCGGACAAGAGGAGATTGTAAAACAGCATAAGATGAATCCGATAATTTGCGAAAAGGGCTACCGTAACCGTCCGCTTACCAAGGAGCAGAAATCAGACAATAGGAAAAAATCCAAGACACGTTGCCTTGTCGAGCATGTATTCGGGTTTGAGGAACAAACCATGCGTGGACTTGTGGTGCGTACAGTAGGGCTTATTCGTGCTAAAGCCAATGTAGCATTCACCAGTCTTGTGTATAACATCAGTCGTTACACGCAAATAATCAGGCTGAAACCTGAGTTGTTGGGGTGAATTATGCCTGCACATCCAATTTTTACAACAAACACAAGTTAATTATTGTAAAAATCGGGGGGGGGGGGTAGAAAATATTCGCTAAATTTGCAAGACTAAAGCTCACAAATTGGGCAGTTAAAGAGTTCTGCTGTCTGATACAAGAGGATAAATTGAATTGATAGAACTCACCTTTAAATAATCGTGTATATGAAAATCATGCGCTATATTTTTATAATAATTCTGTTTTTGAAAGGTCTATGTTGTCCAATGACCTCATCCGCAAGCGAGAGTTGCGACAGCTTGATTCAAATAGCAATCAAAGCATCAATAGAAAAAGATTATCAATATTCTTTAGAATTATTATCCCAAGCCAAGCAATTGGCTATCAATGAAAAATCACCGGAAAAATTATTTCGTATCCTGAAGAATATTGGAATTAATAAGGCAGAGTTATTAGATTATAATGGTGCCTTAAATAATTTTTTTGAGGCTTATAAAATAGCTGTGGACAAACTGGACAAACGCCAAGAGATGAGTATACTGAATAATATTGCAGGACTTTACATGCAAGATAATAAGATGGAGAAAGCGAATGAATATTATATGAAAGTCTACGACACGGTTAAGGGAACTACCGATAGCTTGTTTATTGGTGGGTGTGCTATGAATTTAGTTAGTGTTTCCATGGGATTGAATGATTATGTGCAAGTAGATTATTTCTTGGATATTGCAGAAAATATGCTAAAGAAATATACCCTTGAGTTGACCAAACTACATACCTTGAAAGTGAATTGTTATCTCAACAAAGGGAAAAACAGGCAAGCGTATGATTTGGCACTGGAACTCTATCGGAAAGCGGGTAAACAAATTAGAAATAGTATGTTATGGGTTGATATTCAAATGTCATTGATCAATGCTTGCATGGCGATGGAA encodes:
- the hydF gene encoding [FeFe] hydrogenase H-cluster maturation GTPase HydF, which translates into the protein MSFIQTPNSNRLHIALFGRRNSGKSSLVNALAGQDVTLVSDTPGTTTDPVLKAMEIHGIGPCLFIDTPGYDDEGELGKQRVERTLQIVEKTDIALLLCNKENGDIPSDLTEDIYWIELLKKKKIPVIPLVNKADTSDYATLNVSAIKKHTSSSPLFVSAKTGHGIELIRQAIIRCLPEDFDAQSITGTLITEDDLVLLVMPQDVQAPKGRLILPQAQTLRELLDKKCITICCTTDKLPNTLQALSRPPKLIITDSQVFKTVYEQKPKESKLTSFSVLFAAYKGDIDYYVESAKHIENLNKSSCILIAEACTHAPLSEDIGRVKLPQLLRKRIGEELQIDIVSGNDFPPDLSKYSLIIQCGACMFNRKYVLNRIEQAKKQQIPMTNYGIAIAFINNILDKIEY
- a CDS encoding monomeric [FeFe] hydrogenase codes for the protein MAFTNNVMIVRHKLLADLVRLWKQNELIEQIDRLPIKLSPRKSKPLGRCCVHKERAVWKYKCLPLLGMDMADEKDELDPLSHYAQLALERREQMKENILCVIDEACSSCVQINYEITNLCRGCVARSCYMNCPKDAIRFKKNGKAMIDHEACVSCGICHKSCPYHAIVYIPVPCEESCPVKAISKDEQGIEHIDENKCIYCGKCMNACPFGAIFELSQSFDVLQGIRRGEKMVAIIAPAILGQFKTTIEHVYGAFREMGFADVIEVAQGAMDTTSNEAHELLEKLEEGQAFMTTSCCPSYIELVEKHIPDMKPYVSTTGSPMFYTARIAKAKHPDAKIVFVGPCVAKRKEIRRDEAVDYILTFEEVGSILDGLDIQLEQTQPFSLVYNSVREAHGFAQAGGVMGAVKAYLKDEADKINAIQVSDINKKNIALLRACAKTGKASGQFIEVMACEGGCITGPSTHTDIVSGRRQLMQDLLKRKESYETMG
- the hydE gene encoding [FeFe] hydrogenase H-cluster radical SAM maturase HydE, encoding MKQWVDRLRIEKSLPSEGYRALLTCRDAETMEYLHRQAREVAYTYFGNRIYIRGLIEISNCCRNNCYYCGIRKGNTHIERYRLSQETILECCTQGYELGFRTFVLQGGEDRLQSADWIEETVSIIRKQFPDCAITLSLGEYPPEEYKRFFRAGANRYLLRHETYNQEHYSLLHPVEMSWKHRISCLESLKNIGFQTGTGIMVGSPGQTVEHLIDDIHFISRLRPEMIGIGPFIPHQDTPFGNQPAGSIEQTLILLSIFRLMHPNALIPATTALATLAPNGREKGILAGANVVMPNLSPGNERKKYELYNNKASLGAEAAEGLSILRKQLQTIGYEISTEKGDFWKREN
- the hydG gene encoding [FeFe] hydrogenase H-cluster radical SAM maturase HydG — its product is MYKVNSSQAEEFINHQEILDTLEYARANKSNRKLIEQLIDKAALCKGLSHREAALLLECDQQDLIDRIFHLAKEIKQKFYGNRIVMFAPLYLSNYCVNGCTYCPYHLKNKTIARKKLSQEEIRREVIALQDMGHKRLALETGEHPVLNPIEYVLESIETIYSIHHKNGAIRRVNVNIAATTVENYRKLRDAGIGTYILFQETYHKENYEILHPTGPKSNYAYHTEAMDRAMEGGIDDVGIGVLFGLNTYRYDFTGLLMHAEHLESRFGVGPHTISVPRICPADDIDTSDFPNSISDDIFRRIVAVIRIAVPYTGMIISTRESQESRRQVLDIGISQISGGSRTSVGGYAEEELPSKNSAQFDLNDRRTLDEIVSWLLDLGYIPSFCTACYRAGRTGDRFMSLVKSGQIANCCGPNALMTLKEYLEDYASPETRIKGEQLINREASSIPNPKIKEIALRNLKEIAEGKRDFRF
- a CDS encoding IS5-like element IS1169 family transposase, whose product is MNKLSRYRKLRYNQLFESENRELRLNEMGNPLEVLSQYVDFEIFRPTLESALFTGERKSNAGRPPIDCVLMFKVLFLQRYYGLSDHQIEYQIVDRTSFRKFLGIECVDDVPDEKTVWKYRELLTNTGVYDKLFSEFHSFMESKGLQFNEGRIIDASFVIAPRQRNTRDENEQIKQGAGDKLWNDNPHKKCHKDVDARWTKKRDETFYGYKQHTKVEKRNKIILSYDTTSAEVHDSKGFEGLLDEKDEGKDLYLDAGYVGQEEIVKQHKMNPIICEKGYRNRPLTKEQKSDNRKKSKTRCLVEHVFGFEEQTMRGLVVRTVGLIRAKANVAFTSLVYNISRYTQIIRLKPELLG